The nucleotide sequence GATCAGCTCGTCGGTCAGCTCCGGCGCTTCGAGCTTGGTCCACGGCAGTTTCAGGGCCGGGCCGAACTGCTCGAGCATGTGACGCATGCCCGGCTCGCCGCCGGCGAGGTGGAAGGTCAGGAAGGTGCCCATCAGCGACCAGCGCAGACCACAGCCATAGACGACAGCCGCGTCGATCTCTTCGGTGGTGGCGACGCCATCGTTGACCAGGTGCAGGGCTTCACGCCACAGCGCTTCCATCAGACGATCCGCGATGTGACCTTCGATCTCGCGACGCACGATCAGCGGACGCATGGCCAGTGCTTGATAGTCTTCGCGTGCGCCTTCCAGCAGCGCCGGGGAGGTGTGCTCGCCACCCACCAGCTCGACCAGCGGCAGCAGATAGACCGGGTTGAAGGGGTGGGCGACGATGACGCGGCCCGGCGCCTTCTTGCAATCCTGCTGCAGATCGGTCGGCTTGAAGCCGGAGGTGGAAGAGCCGATCACGACGTGCTCTTCGGCCGCGGCATCGATGGCGCTGAGGATTTCCTGCTTGAGCGGCAGACGCTCCGGCACGTTTTCCTGGATCAGATCAGCACCGACGACAGCTTCCTCGAGGGTCGCGGCGAAGCGCAGGCGCTCGACGGAAGCGCCTTCCGCCAGGCCATCCTTCTCCAGTGCGTGCCAGGCGTTCTCTACGAAGGCGCGAGTGCGGGCTTCGGTGTCCGGGGCCGGATCAAAGGCGACCACGTCCCAGCCATTGGCCAGCGCGCGGGAGATCCAGCCGTTGCCGATGACACCGGTTCCTACGACAGATAACTGGCTCATGCGACACCTCCTGCGGTTTCGAGGGCTGCCACGTCGCCGGCGGTCTTGCCGGTGGACGGATCACGCAGCTTGAGGAAGGCGCGAGTCTCGGCCGGGGTCATCACGCTGGAGCCCAGGTTCTCGATGATGCCAGAGGACTTCTCGACCAGCTGCGCATTGGTCGCCATCACGCCCTTGGACAGATAAAGGTTGTCTTCGAGACCGACGCGAGCGTGACCGCCCAGCAGCACGGCCTGTGCGACCATCGGCATCTGCATGCGGCCGATACCGAAGGCTGCCCAGTTGGAGTTGGTCGGCAGCTTGTTCTTCATGGTCAGCATGGTTTCGGTGTCGGCTTCCGCGCCCCACGGAATGCCCAGGCACAGCTGGAACAGCAGGTCGTCGTCGAGCAGGCCTTCCTGCTGCAGCTGGCGAGCGAACCAGACGTGGCCCAGGTCGAAGCACTCGAGCTCCGGCTTGACGCCAGCGGCCTGCACCAGACGAGCGTGCTCGCGCAGCCAATCAGCGGTGTTGATGTAGACCATGTCGCCGAAGTTCAGGCTGCCGCAGTCCAGGGTGCACAGTTCCGGCAGCAGTTCTTGGATCGGCGCGTGACGCTCGGCCGGGGTCTGAATGTCGGTGCCCGGGCCACCACGAGTCGGGTCGTTGACGTCCGGAATCCAGTCACCGCCGCCACCGGCGGTGATGTTCATGACGATGTCGGTGTCGGCGGAACGCACGCGGTCCATGACCTCACGGAAGTGCTCGGTGGAGTGGCTGATGCCGCCGGTCTCCGGATCACGCACGTGAATGTGGGCCACGCTGGCACCGGCCTTGGCGGCCGCGATGCAGTCATCGGCGATCTGCTTCGGCGTCACCGGGACATTCGGGTTCTTGCTGGCGGTATCACCCGCGCCAGTGATGGCGCATGTCAGGATAGTCTTGCGATTCATCGTCGAGCCTCACGTGTCAGGACACTTGTCTGCGGTAAGTCGCAGCGGCCATGTCACCAGACGTCAACCTGCACGTCACGGTCGCATCGCCTCTGCGCCTTTGTTGAACACAGTGTCGTGAAGTTGGGGGTAGCGAGATGATCAGAACGCGCCGGATACTTTGCGTTTTACGTCAACCTGCCGCTCGCAGCAGATTGAGGGTGATCACTGACCTCCCTTGCAGGCTTCTCGACGTCTTCTCCGGCAGGCAGGGCAAGGGTGGCGATACGCTCATTGCGTTGAGGAGGAGAGGGTCGAGATGAAGGAAGAGTGTAGGGATGAGAGAGGAGAGAGATGAGAGCGAGAAGAGATGAGAGAGGAAGCGAGAGGGAGTGAGATGAGAGAGGAAGCGAGAGGGAGTGAGAGGAGAGAGGGAGTGAGAGGGAGCGAGAGGGAGCGAGAGGAGAGAGAAGAAAGGTGGAGTGAGAAGAGAGCGACAGGAAGGAGAGACAAGCCAAGGGAAATGGACAGTCACGAGTGCCCTGGTCATCGGCAACGCAACTCCCCCTGGATTGCCAGAGGTAGGGCTTCTGACAATCCGGGGGGAAGAGGGCGACATGCCCCTGGCTGAAGAGACATGTCCCTGGCTGAAGAGACATGGCCTTGGCTCAAGAGTATGAGTGGCAATCCCTTGCCCGAGACTCGTGATCTCACGCGGGTCTCATCCCTTGGGCGTCTCAGCGCTTCAGCATCTGATCAGTTCAATCTTTCATCACTGAATCTTGCCACTTTTCAGCTCAGAGAAGACCACCTTGGCGTAGTCGCCGTTGGCCTTGTCGGTTTCCCATACGCCCGTACCTTCACAGGCATTGGAACTGGCCTTGGTGTTGCACTGGTTGTAGGAGCCCGCCTTGAAGTACATCCAGTCACCGGCGTAGCCCGCCGGAAGGTCATCTGCGTCCACCTTGCCGTTGGCATCGACATTGTCGGCAAGGTTGATCTCGAAATTGCGTGTCGGATGGCCGTCCGAATTGAAGGTCAAATGCATGATGTCGCCCTTGACCTCGACTTTGTAGCTGAAGGTCTCGCCCAGCGAAATGCCTTCCTTGCCGGGATCAGCATTGCTGCTCCAGTCGTTGCCCCATACCGCATAGCTGACATCCGTGCGTTTGGGATCTTCCTTGGCGAGATTCTTCTCGTAGTTCCAGAACACCGAGCCAGTGTCCTGATCCGGCAGCTTCTTGTAGAAGATCTTGAGTGGCTCGTTGCCATGCCCAAAGCCTTCATTCGCCTCCATCAATGCCTGGTCCTTGCCAGCATGTATCTGGCCGATGACCACCGAATAGGCTGACTTCCTGTCTGGTTTCTTCGAACGCTCCGCGACATGTTCCACGCGCAACGTGGCCTCAAGGTAGCCGCCTATCTGAGCGAATTCATCGGCCTTTTCATGCGAGGCGAGTGCGAAGTTGTTCTTCGGATCATGGGTGCCGATGCTGGTGTCGGTACCGCGTAGCATCTGACGCAGTTCCGTGCGGGCATTGCTTGAATTTGGCGTCGTGAAGGCACTGTTGGGCGTCACGAAGACCATATGGGAATCATCGTCGAGATAGAAATAGTCAGAGTGACGATAGCTCTGAAGGTCTGACACCTTGATTTCATCCACCTTGCCATTGCCGTCGGCGTCCATCGGCAGTGTCAGCTTCCAGGTTCCGAGATCGAATGTCTCTCCGGGGGGAGTGTCATTGGCAGCACTTGGCGATGAAATGATACCTGCACTGGCAGCGAGGAGAAATGCTGTCACCAAGGGGTGGCGTACCCGAGTATTACGCATGGTCTCAAGCCTTTTTTATGCTTATGGGGTGAGTGCCAAGATGGCAGTCGAAGGCTAGAGCCAGTTGATCATGACTGTCAAGACGATTGTTGATGAAAATGAAATAGCGTTTTGAAAACTGGATTTCCAATATTTTACAGAGGGTTATGTGGTGATCTGAGAGGTGGAATCGTGCTTTCAGCCATGAGAGAGGAAAGGTATCGCTGTTGGCATCTCAATGATTGATAAGGAAAAAATCATATCAATGCGTTTTCTTGAATTTCCATGTCATCCATTGGTCATGCATGGCAGTTTCGCCATGGTGGGCGCTGAATGCAGACAAGGATTGGCCACCTCACGCAAGAAGAGAGTGAGCAGTTGCCTGAAGAGAACGGAGAAGGGGTGGCACGGGGTGTCGACACAATTGCTGACATGGAGTGCTGGCATGCCGACAACGGTGTGACAACGGAGACTCTTTCACGCTGTGACATCCATCCATGGATGTCAGGCGATTGGCGAGCAAAGACTTGCACGCTGCGTGTCGGATAGCGAAGCGCTACCTGACGTCGTTCAGGGGTGATGCGTGTCTCAATCCGTTCCCTTCCAGCCAAGTTGGCGGGAAATATTGCGCCCGGATTCACACAGGTTGGCCTTGTAGGCCAGGGTGATGTCCTGGTGATAGCGAATGGTGGGGATGGACATGCTCAAGGCGGCAATGGCCTTGCCGGTGTGATCAAGAATCGGTGTCGCGAAACAGCACACTCCGGCGTCCATTTCCTCGAGATCTTCTGCCAGACCCGACTGACGCGCCTGTGCGAGCTGCTCATCCAGCGCCTGACGCGAGGTCAGCGTGCGCTCGGTACGCGGTTCCAGTGGTTGCAGTGTCAGCAGGTGCTCAAGCTGGGCTTCGGTCATGCGTGACATCAGCGCCTTGCCCATGGCAGTGGTGTGCGCGGGGCAACGGTCACCGATGCGGGTATTCATGCACAGATTGAAGTGCGAGTTGTACTTGTGGACATAGACGATCTCCCCGGTGCTGGCATCCAGAGTGCCCAGGTGAACCGCTTCACGGGTCAATTGCGACAGGGCGGCCATGTCGGGGTCCGCCATCTTGATCAGGTCCATGTTGCCCAAGGCTGAACTGCCCAGCACGAAGGCTTTCATGGTCAGGCGGTATTTCTCGCTTTCGCTGTCCTGGGCGACATATCCGAGGTTCTTGAGTGTCTGAAGAAACCGATAAGCAGTGCTTTTCGACATCATGGCACGCTGCGAGAGTTCGGCGAGGCTGGACTCATGATCGATATCCAGCCCCTCCAGCACTGCCATCACCTTCATCACCGCGGTGACGTTGTCGACCTTGGCTTCGGCAGCCTTGGTTTCTGAAGACATGAGATCCCTTATTCTGAAATTAATGAAACTTGATTTTAGAACACCCATCTTCGCTTTTACACCCTCAGCCGCGCTACCACAACGCTTGCGGCCGGTGGTGGCATCGATGGATGCGCTGAGCGGCAGATCATCGTCCAGGCATTGGAGCGGTCTAAAAGTCTAAGATGGAATGAAATGCTGTTTCAAAAATAAAAATCCCCTGCTACGTTTTCAAAACGCCATTTCAGATTGATGTCTCAATCGACGGTGTCCCTCGCGAATCTGCTCGCGCTGCGAGTGCGGGGGAGCGTCTCAAGGATGGGACATGGTGCTCAGGATTCAGTACCCGGTACTCAGCAGGGAGCGACAGCGATGAACGCAGGCAGTTTCTTCATCAACGACGAACAGGATTGGCAGGATGTCGAGCCGGGCATCCAGCGCAAGATCGTCGCCCACACTCCGGACCTGATGGCTGTATGCGTCAAGTTCGACCTCGGTGCCGTCGGCACGCCCCATCAGCACGAGATTCATGACCAGATCGGCTACGTCGTGCAGGGCGCATTTGAGGTCGAGCTTGACGGCGAGAAGCGCCGGCTCGGGCCGGGCGATGCCTTCGTCGCACCGCATCACACCCTGCATGGCGCCGTGGCGCTGGAGTCAGAGAGTGTGGTGATCGATCTCTTCTCGCCGCGCCGCGATGACATGCTGACACCGTGACGTTACGCCGCTCTCGGGCTCTGGCCCGGGTCGGCACTCTGGCGCACCAAATGATGCGGTTTATCTAAATAAGACTTTATTGATTGATGGGTGATGGCCGTTGTGCCGGGGCCACTGACGCCCGCCATTCCCCCAATTTCATTCCACAATTTCAGGAGTGTCGTGATGTTTGAAGATCTCAAGGACAGACGTGTATTGGTGACCGGTTCCACTGCAGGCATCGGGCTTGAGGTGGCGCGAGCCTTCCTGGCGGCAGGTGCCAAGGTCGTGCTGCACGGCAGCCGGAGCCCGTCTCAGGCGGAATCGCTGCTGAGCGAGCTTTCCGCGCCGGGACGCGTGTTCTATCTGCAGGCGGACGTGCGCGAGACGGCTCAGTGCGAGGCGCTGGTGAAGCAGGCCGTCGAGGCCATGGGCGGACTGGACGTGCTGGTCAACAATGCCGGCGGTCTTGGCGGGCGCCAGGGGCTCGAGAGCATTGACGATGACTTCTTCGACAATGTCATCGACCTCAACATTCGCTCGGTGGTGATGGTGACGCGCTTCGCGATTGAGTCGCTGCGCGCCTCGGCCCGCCAGTCCGGACAGAGCAGCAGCGTGATCACGACCGGGTCGATCGCGGGGCGTGAAGGCGGTGGCCTGGGCGCGTGCCTCTACGGTGGCAGCAAGGCGATGGTGCACAACCTGCATCGCAACTGGGTCAAGGAATTCACCAAGGACAGTATCCGCTTCAATACCGTGGCGCCGGGCACCATCGATACGGCCTTCCATGCCGACAAGAGCGATGCGCTCAAGCAGACCATCGCCGGCAGCATCGCCATGGGGCGCTTCGGCGAGTGCCAGGAAATGGCGCCGACCTACCTCTATCTCGCCTCGCATGCGGCCAGTGGCTATGTCACCGGCCAGGTGATCGACGTCAATGGTGGGCAGATGTGTCCGTGAGTTCGTCAATCCGTGCTCAGGCAATCTCTGCGCCCTCTGGTGTCGCGGGGCCGGGCGAGACTGAGCCAACCAGGGACGCCCGACGAGCTGTCGGGCATCAAGACGACACGCCAACCATCATCACGAGTGGCCACGCCATGGAACAGACATTGCTATTGGATCGCGCAGCACTGACGGCGCTGCGCCAGGCCCATGAATCGCAGGACAGGAGCGGACTGCTGGCACGCCGGCTGGCACATGCCGAGAAGAGCCTGGCATCGGTCCTCTCGGCACCCCTGTGCATTCCCGGGCAGGGTGAGGCGGGCGGAGAAGAGCATGCACGCCACAAGCTCAACTATCAGCACGTCAATCTGGCCTCTCAGCTGTGGCTGGTGACACATGATGAGCGCTATCTCGAATTCGTGCGTGGCCTGTTGCTGGGATATGCCGAGATCTATGAAGCGCTGCCCGCCCATGTCTCCAGGGACAGCAATCCGCCGGGCAAGCTGTTTCACCAGTGTCTGAACGAGGGGATGTGGCTGCTGTACGCCGCGGATGCCTACGGCAATATCCGCTCCGAATTGCCTGAGGCGGAGCGTGAGCAGATCGAAGCGCATCTGTTGCGTCCGATGATCGACCTGCTGGTGGTGCAGAACGCCCATGACTTCGATGTGGTGCACAACCATGGCATCTGGTCCGTGGCGGCGGCGGGGATTGCCGGGCTGGTACTGGGAGACGAGGCGCTGGTGGAGCAGTCATTGCTCGGCAATGCCCGTGATGGCGTCAGCGGTGGCTTTCTCGCCCAGCTGGACCAGCTGTTC is from Cobetia marina and encodes:
- a CDS encoding cupin domain-containing protein, whose translation is MNAGSFFINDEQDWQDVEPGIQRKIVAHTPDLMAVCVKFDLGAVGTPHQHEIHDQIGYVVQGAFEVELDGEKRRLGPGDAFVAPHHTLHGAVALESESVVIDLFSPRRDDMLTP
- a CDS encoding BKACE family enzyme — its product is MNRKTILTCAITGAGDTASKNPNVPVTPKQIADDCIAAAKAGASVAHIHVRDPETGGISHSTEHFREVMDRVRSADTDIVMNITAGGGGDWIPDVNDPTRGGPGTDIQTPAERHAPIQELLPELCTLDCGSLNFGDMVYINTADWLREHARLVQAAGVKPELECFDLGHVWFARQLQQEGLLDDDLLFQLCLGIPWGAEADTETMLTMKNKLPTNSNWAAFGIGRMQMPMVAQAVLLGGHARVGLEDNLYLSKGVMATNAQLVEKSSGIIENLGSSVMTPAETRAFLKLRDPSTGKTAGDVAALETAGGVA
- a CDS encoding L-carnitine dehydrogenase, producing the protein MSQLSVVGTGVIGNGWISRALANGWDVVAFDPAPDTEARTRAFVENAWHALEKDGLAEGASVERLRFAATLEEAVVGADLIQENVPERLPLKQEILSAIDAAAEEHVVIGSSTSGFKPTDLQQDCKKAPGRVIVAHPFNPVYLLPLVELVGGEHTSPALLEGAREDYQALAMRPLIVRREIEGHIADRLMEALWREALHLVNDGVATTEEIDAAVVYGCGLRWSLMGTFLTFHLAGGEPGMRHMLEQFGPALKLPWTKLEAPELTDELIDKVVEGCEYQAAGRPVAELDRRRDDFLVELLTLTRKYWPEAEGLEGRI
- a CDS encoding polysaccharide lyase family 7 protein gives rise to the protein MTAFLLAASAGIISSPSAANDTPPGETFDLGTWKLTLPMDADGNGKVDEIKVSDLQSYRHSDYFYLDDDSHMVFVTPNSAFTTPNSSNARTELRQMLRGTDTSIGTHDPKNNFALASHEKADEFAQIGGYLEATLRVEHVAERSKKPDRKSAYSVVIGQIHAGKDQALMEANEGFGHGNEPLKIFYKKLPDQDTGSVFWNYEKNLAKEDPKRTDVSYAVWGNDWSSNADPGKEGISLGETFSYKVEVKGDIMHLTFNSDGHPTRNFEINLADNVDANGKVDADDLPAGYAGDWMYFKAGSYNQCNTKASSNACEGTGVWETDKANGDYAKVVFSELKSGKIQ
- a CDS encoding SDR family NAD(P)-dependent oxidoreductase, which gives rise to MFEDLKDRRVLVTGSTAGIGLEVARAFLAAGAKVVLHGSRSPSQAESLLSELSAPGRVFYLQADVRETAQCEALVKQAVEAMGGLDVLVNNAGGLGGRQGLESIDDDFFDNVIDLNIRSVVMVTRFAIESLRASARQSGQSSSVITTGSIAGREGGGLGACLYGGSKAMVHNLHRNWVKEFTKDSIRFNTVAPGTIDTAFHADKSDALKQTIAGSIAMGRFGECQEMAPTYLYLASHAASGYVTGQVIDVNGGQMCP
- the kdgR gene encoding DNA-binding transcriptional regulator KdgR, which gives rise to MSSETKAAEAKVDNVTAVMKVMAVLEGLDIDHESSLAELSQRAMMSKSTAYRFLQTLKNLGYVAQDSESEKYRLTMKAFVLGSSALGNMDLIKMADPDMAALSQLTREAVHLGTLDASTGEIVYVHKYNSHFNLCMNTRIGDRCPAHTTAMGKALMSRMTEAQLEHLLTLQPLEPRTERTLTSRQALDEQLAQARQSGLAEDLEEMDAGVCCFATPILDHTGKAIAALSMSIPTIRYHQDITLAYKANLCESGRNISRQLGWKGTD